One Salvia miltiorrhiza cultivar Shanhuang (shh) chromosome 6, IMPLAD_Smil_shh, whole genome shotgun sequence genomic window, CACTAATacgtactccttccgtcccacgaatcttgacacgtttccattttgggtaataattattactttctctctcttactttatcacttttattactttctctctcctactttattacttttaatacCTTCTCtttcatactttatcacttttatattttattaactacacacttaaaacactaatctacaactaatctacaactccttaattcacGTGCCGAAtctaaacgtgtcaagattcgtgggacggagggagtaattttcaCCCATATTTGCAAAAGCACGTAATTTTCACCCATGTTTGCAAAAGCTCAAAAGGGATGCATTCCACGTACATCACTAATTCTCACCCTCAATGGACAAACTTGAATTGGCATTACATAAATCTTCAACTGTTACGGAGAGTTTTAACCTGCAATCAAGAAAAAACATCCTCATTCATAAATCTTCAAATGTAAGAAGGCtgcttttttcaaaaaaaaaaaaaaaaaaaccttgtttgatccctcttcttcttcttccaattCACTCCGGCTTTCGATCTTTTTCCAGCCACACCATGATGGTGGTCGACGAGGCGAACAAGGCTTCCTCGAAAATCTTGACAAGTGAAACATTGGGGAAGGCCCTGAATGGAGACCTTCTTCCCAGAATTCTTGCAAacatccaagcagtaaaaatgGCGATCATGATGCAGAAAAACTTGGCCTCTACTCTTCAAATACGCTACTGGCCTCACTTCTCTCATAACAGCAGCAACACTAACAGCTTTTGCTTCTTCCCCAAAAGAAAACAGCTTAACCCACTCCGCACCTTCCATCACCCATCCTTCCAAGCACTCGTAACCATCCATCAACAGCCCCTCGCTAGTGTAGTAGCAGCTGAGGATCAAGCATCCATCCATGGCGTCCACGTACATGTCGAGCGGCTCCCCGAGCCGGGTGGTGAGCGGCGGCAGCACGAGGCGATACTCCTCAATCCCCAAATCGAGCGCCATGATCACATTCTCGGATAACCAGTGCAATGCGCCGTCGAGATAAACCCCCTCGCTCCGCAGCAGAATCGAATCGCAGGGGAAGTCTTTGATGGGCTTCCACGATCCGGTCTTGAGACTGTAAATCAGAGTGGTGTACACGATTTTTCCATCACGGTACCAGTAATAGATTTTGACGACTTTATAGTCGTCGGAGGATAAGTCGTAGCCAATGCCGACGCCGGCGAAGGGTATGTCGATGTGGAAATCGGGCTCGGGCAGGGTGTGGAATTCCCGAGTTAAGGGGTTCCATACGACCCATTTTTTGGTGAAGTTGTAGTGAGAAATGAGGAGGAGGCCGTTGCAGGAGGTGGTGGGGAGGTGGCGGAGGAGAGGGACGCCGGTGCGAACTAGCGTCTTGATGCGGGTGAGATGGGCGTAGGTTAGCGGAGGGTGGAGAGACAAGGAGTAGAGGCGGCAGAATACGGAGTCTCGGAGGAGGAGAGTGGGGGTGTGGGAGTGGTGTTGGTAGAGAGTGTGGGATTTGATGAAGGAGGAGGAGTCGATGGTGCGGCGCCAGTCCTTGCAGACAGCTCGGAAGCGGAGGAGGGAGTCCGCCGGAAGGCGGAGGAGAATGTCGCGGAAGAGGTCGGAGGGGACGTCGGACATTGTAAGGCGGTGAAGGTGATCATGAGACAGAGAGAGAAGGGATAGGATATGAGTATATTTCTCGCGCAGTGTGATGGAAGTCCAAGAGGCCTACTCCCCTGCCTACACATTTCATCTTATATTTTTGTTCGGTAATTAATTTTAGAGGCAACACCCTACtctagccaaaaccttttagttataggaaattctagccatacaaataaaaatatggaaataatagcaTTTTTGACTGAAATATCCTTTTAGTGTGTAACAGTATAAAATACTCTATTACACACATTTTAtaagcgaaaaagtgtgtaacagtgtaaaatacactgttacacactttttcgcaatcacacacttttacgtaattacacatttttgagaaaaagtgtgtaacattgtaaaatacattattacacgatttttgaaaaagtgtgtaagagtgtattttacactgttacacacttttttgcaattacacacttttacgttattacacacttttccgaaaaagtgtgtaacagtattaagggtataattgtacatttacattaaaaaaggctagtttttccatatttttatttgggtggacattttttccttttcttatccaAGAAGTgctaattgagcccattaactcTTAATTTTATCATTGtattagaaattaaaaattaatacaatAAATCATACACTTCTTCTCTCCCATAAGAAAGTATACATTTTCCATTTTGGTCTGTCGCATAAGAAAATATCACTTCAGCgtgtaaatatatgaactttcaatattttttttctcacaaactttattttttaaatttaaatacacaaattttgtgTTCGTATGAATTCTCTTATGTAACTTATTTTTTTCCATATTGATCCTGACGTGTCCGTCAATGCTGGTCGGCGatcttaattaaatatttttggaGTTAGTTACAtgtaaatacatcaactttcatcattttttaattttctcggGAACTTCATGATTTTCTacgaaattcatttctcccatatTTATCAGCCAATGATaaggattaaaaaaattatactatcaATAATTCATTTCcacggcaacggcgccaaaaacttgttcgctattattttcgctacgccgcaagtgcacggtatagttgcaataagtggaagtaaggtcgtatcccacaatgattggtgaattcaaacttctaaatactattaataagttattttcaatctatttagacaaccaaagttcaagagatgttgataactaaaacaaagctaaataaaacaagtaaaaaaaataaaaataaaaataattctagttaataaattggggaataaAAGGAAAGTTATCCTTGGGAGttgggactagatttcgatggatcgtaatgaattTCAATCTAAGCAATACTAATCTTGATATgacctacttatctagggcgatctccccactagctttagccctcccggacgactaaaacagtagattataattgccgtccccggtcaatttctaacttataactcccaagagcacaaaagatcaacaagctctcacccaactctcaacctcccggtttatagAGATGATAtatatcaaactcctaatctattgtaattatcctctcccgattcaaatcacaaattagaaatgcacaaaaggtggccaaccaattatacaagagataaatctagggcttgaaaagataacaataagcacaatcaagataaatattaaacaaagaattcaatccattacaaatccatctaatctaatctcTAATATAAGGGATTTTAGCCaaacatattcataataaaaacaaatcccaagtcataagaaaacatgaacaaagatctaaagagatagagattcatagacaaatcttATAATCTTTATTGTCAATCATGTattcttgatgagctcctttccaagtcttccccttctttcttttattttggtgttgttctaacgtgtggaagagagaaaatggtAGAAGAAATTGATGGGTTGGAGGAGAAAAATAGAGGCTAGGGTTTTTGAGAGGTGAAGAATGGTGGATGATATTAGAAAGGAAGGGGGGAAAATGGGTATTTGTGGGCTGAAATCGCGTCTGGGCCTCACCAAAAAGCATCAATTCCGTGTTTCTCCCGCGGTCACGACCGTAACTGCGGCATAGGACCGTTGGGGAGCTTTTGGAGAGGCCCGCGGCCGCAGTCGGGACTGCGGGTGCAGCGGATGCAATCTGTATCAAAACGCCCAGGAAGTCGCGGTCatgcccgcggccgcgggtggtgaccacGGGGCCTTGGGCTCCTTGCGCaatccgctcgttttgctctgttctccctcgtccggactcggatttagttgccgtttgcgctcacggattcctctcgagacgtacttcaatctcatatcttcaaaatcctccaattgaTCCTTAATTTTCCCTAAAATCACttcaaaactacaccaagacatcaaatcttcataaaactaaacattatggtacaaacacgcattgacAAGCAAAATACGAaaggaaatgacaacaaatcatgtatAATTGAGGTAcaaaaaccatgtttgtcattAAAACTTTTCTAATTGTGGAGGAGTATAGAAGATTTGATTACTTTATAGAAATTTTGGAGGGAAAGCCAGAGCTTCTGAGTAGGCAAATATCGAGGAAAGAGGTCAAAACTGAGTTTGAATCCGATTAAGGAGAAAGCAGTCAAGCCGAAGATTCACTATTAGATCATTCTCTATGTTTGTGTTGAAGATagcatttttttcttcttttttttctttcttttttgcatAAGTGGGATTGTGGGAAGACGAGAGAGATGGGTAGTTTGATTTTGTTTCTTTTACTTCTTCCGTTCATGAAAAAGAGTCATACTCATCCCTTTTTTTGTCTATAAAAAAGAGTCTCGTTTAACTTTTTGAACTATCACATCATACATTTTATcctatatttaactataaattgtacttttattcgattttttaactaataatataatttcattCTACTTTTTTATACTAACACTACCCCTACAAATTATACATTTATTCTACTtacaacaattttattaaaatttgtgttcgCCCTCAAATGAGACTCTATTTCgtgaacggatggagtattcaTTAAGCGTGagcatttttaattttgatttcttAATCCTACGTAAAAAAGAATTTCGATGCCACCCACTCAACCTCTCATCTTCACTATTCTTTCTTACAACATCTACATTGGGTCGGCTCATCGCCTGACTCGAGTCATTTTCGGTGATGAGCAGATCGATGCAGTCTCGTCGGGCTCGAGCCTCGGCTTATCCACATGAGCCCGACTCATCCTCCCTTAAAGTGAAACGAGTGCAATACACGCGCTATTAGACACACTATTTCTCTCTTTTCTGATTCTTTTTTTCCCCTTCTTTTCTTCTATTTAAACACCACCCTTTTTTCCATTTCTTCTCACTTCTTTCATCAAACTCACTTcagttcttcttcattttttttctctatcaCAAAATGACTTTATTGTTCTCTGATTCTTCGTCTTCTTTGTTGGACGGGGAGACtaaaagataacaaaaatcATCGTGAATTCTCAGAGTACGTGCAGAGAGATGCAATTCTCAGAGATAGGAAGATGCATGCAAAATTTCAAGCAGATTTGATCGAGCACGTTAGGACACATTTCGAACTTCTAGGATCGAAATAGTTATTTAGgtctttcttttaatttatgttttattattttaaattttatgtaatttaaattaatgcaattttaattcaAGTAATTATGTGATTAAATTGgtttcatttaaaaaagaaataaaaaaaggtaaaaattaaaatcaatggATATGAGCCACTAGGATGAGTCAGACCAATGCAAGCCTTAGCTCATAAGTGGTCTTTAAACATAGATGGTCCAGTAACTGACTCAACTAATGTGAATGCTCTTAATCGCTTTTTATTGGATTCACCACTGTTCAACCCCCCTTC contains:
- the LOC130988125 gene encoding F-box protein CPR1-like, with protein sequence MSDVPSDLFRDILLRLPADSLLRFRAVCKDWRRTIDSSSFIKSHTLYQHHSHTPTLLLRDSVFCRLYSLSLHPPLTYAHLTRIKTLVRTGVPLLRHLPTTSCNGLLLISHYNFTKKWVVWNPLTREFHTLPEPDFHIDIPFAGVGIGYDLSSDDYKVVKIYYWYRDGKIVYTTLIYSLKTGSWKPIKDFPCDSILLRSEGVYLDGALHWLSENVIMALDLGIEEYRLVLPPLTTRLGEPLDMYVDAMDGCLILSCYYTSEGLLMDGYECLEGWVMEGAEWVKLFSFGEEAKAVSVAAVMREVRPVAYLKSRGQVFLHHDRHFYCLDVCKNSGKKVSIQGLPQCFTCQDFRGSLVRLVDHHHGVAGKRSKAGVNWKKKKRDQTRFFFFFF